One Fibrobacter sp. genomic window, CCGCGAAGGTGGCCGTACCGTTGGTGCTGGTTCTGTAACCGAAATCATCAAGTAATCGGATAATATAATGCCTAGAGAACTCATCACGCTCGAATGCACCGAATGCAATCAGCGCAACTATGACTGCGATAAGAACAAGCGTCTTCACCCCTCTCGCGTAGAGTACAAGAAGTATTGCCCGTTCTGCCGCAAGCATACTGTTCACAAGGAAACCAAGTAAGGAAGTCCGAATAGGTCGGTAGCTCAATTGGTAGAGTCACGGTCTCCAAAACCGTTGGTTGGGGGTTCGAGTCCCTCC contains:
- the rpmG gene encoding 50S ribosomal protein L33, with the protein product MPRELITLECTECNQRNYDCDKNKRLHPSRVEYKKYCPFCRKHTVHKETK